A window of Mangifera indica cultivar Alphonso chromosome 11, CATAS_Mindica_2.1, whole genome shotgun sequence contains these coding sequences:
- the LOC123230034 gene encoding basic leucine zipper 4-like, giving the protein MLLSVEDVSFQLPVLETGFTCDEVEELLSLLSSEDSGTPNSGSEGSNREAYTVDEKKRRRMISNRESARRSRWRKKRHLENLTEELNQLKVQNRELKTKLSWALSKSQLVWRENEQLTSEFVALWGKLSQLNQISAAMHSQ; this is encoded by the coding sequence aTGTTACTTTCTGTGGAAGATGTGTCCTTTCAATTACCGGTTCTTGAAACCGGGTTCACCTGTGATGAGGTTGAAGAACTATTGTCTCTCTTATCATCAGAAGATTCGGGTACCCCAAACTCCGGCTCGGAGGGGTCAAACCGAGAGGCCTACACAGTTGACGAGAAAAAGCGAAGGCGCATGATATCAAACCGGGAGTCAGCAAGGCGGTCCCGCTGGCGAAAGAAGAGGCATTTAGAGAACCTGACGGAGGAGTTGAACCAGTTGAAAGTACAGAACCGAGAGCTGAAAACCAAATTAAGCTGGGCTTTGAGTAAGAGTCAACTAGTATGGCGAGAGAATGAGCAGTTAACATCTGAGTTTGTAGCTCTGTGGGGAAAACTCTCCCAGTTAAACCAAATTTCAGCTGCCATGCACTCacaataa